A stretch of DNA from Vespula pensylvanica isolate Volc-1 chromosome 6, ASM1446617v1, whole genome shotgun sequence:
AACGCGATGTAATGTGGTCGTACGATTCGATTGACATAATATGATGATTCGTTCAATTccgaaaaataaatgttcgtGGTCGTGAAACCTTCGCGAGAAAGTGCATGCGTCCATTTGAACGCAGTTGTTGTCATTTCCAtttctgaataaaaaaaaaaaaagaaaatgaatataataccGATGTAGAAACAAAACTAAGAAGAATTATCGATTACCTTTTATCGATtcggaatataaaaaaattatagacttcgttcgatataatttGCAAATGTCGATGATGAAAGAAACGTACTCGTCGTCTATAGAAAACAATTCGTAAGATTTTGCTATcttcggaagaaaaaaaagaaggacaagTATCTTTAAACGCACAAAGAACgtcatttttttgtaaatatattgatcGACTAATCAGACGTTtcaattttatgaatttatgcGTTTCAATTATGGAATTTTACGAATCGACGTGTACGTTATAACGTAAAAGAAGATCGTACGAGACTAAATTTCTGAACTAATGCGAGTAACTTATTTCCACTTGTGACTGTCgtaagaatagaaatatatgtatgtgatgtGTATATGTCCTGTTATATTCTCGAGacggaaataattttatgagtACTGGAACTGTTCTATTAACATCGATCAGTTAATGaagtttattttcattttgtatttctctttcctttttttttcttttttgctatatgtacaaatatttatatatatatatatattcacgaaTACACACACTTATGACATatttacgcatatatatatatatatatatatatacacacacatgtgtaaTTGTATCTTAAAAACCACATTGTACTTCcatcgaaataatttgattGCTATTCCAATCAATATAAATGGGATAAGCACTTGACAAAATGATTTCCGGCATTCTATattccaattttttctttatacgcaATTATGatgttataatagaaaattattataatcgataaagaaaacatttgACGAAGTATAACTATTTGATTATAACGTTAAGTAGATAAtaccttttattttaattaaatgatgaatggatatatgaatgaatatgATAACGATGcaatattatcgttaataagaATGTTTAATTTACGTTCATTTTTCGTTGCGaatgtaatatcaaaaaatgtaatatttcttaaacaatttcgttttacaatgtatatacataatacatatataaaagtgtACGTGTGTGATAATACATCGAGattgttgtaataaaatattttggtaTATTGGTGCAATcaaaatatgattttcttAGTATAGGAAATCGTGTAAGGAGAAAAGAACTAAATAGTTCGaaggaattaaaatatttttacccGTTATTAATTcaacaaataacaaaaatgttttGCACGCGTGTCCACACGTTTgacataatgaaaaaaattccatttcaatttaaaaCCTTTATGCTAAATAATGCATAAACTTAGATATGCATTATTACATATGCGTAGGCGTATTTCTGTtccattagaaaattaaaatacaaagaatataaaaattcgatgaatACGAAACACTATGAAAATGCAGATTGTTCGTTAATACCTTACGCGTGCAAATTCGCGATTCACATGATgctttgcaatattttttatatttttctttctttgaacaTAAAACTTCGACGATTTTTTCAACAGAACACGATCTTCGATCGACATCTTCGTtgatttacgagaaaaaatacACTTTTCTACGATTAGAACGCAAACACTCAAAATGATGCCAAGTTGAATTAGAAGAATAagcgatataatattatttatgcaaACCGGTTGAAgattcaatataaaattatatttccttttaaatgTCCTATCTTTTAATCGATCCATCATTCCATTGTTGATAAATTTCTGTAAGCTAAAATGAACACGTGCtttaacgtatataaaatataaaaaatatatatacatcaatatttgtttatttactgAAAATTGATGACAGCGGTGAATGGATTCTGCTTAGATAAAATAATCGCTAAACTTTCCAAACGTTCTGCGTCTACGGGTACAACATTACACggtattttatgatttatactCTCTTTTCTTGCCTCGGACGTATATAGAGCTAGTTTTGGATTTTTACAAATCTGTAATTTGATCATTggtattaataatgaaattacatatatagttttataaataataataataatatatataaatatatatatatatatataatttcatctttcttttaaaaaaacttCATACTATTTCAAATCCTTCCACCATCGTTATtggcaattttttttcttctggcatcaactttttcaatttctttgcTAAGGGATCTTTACCGttctataaagaaatttttttaatgaataatttattgtatatatttatgaataattatggTATAGATTGAACAACGTAAATGATACGTATCATACTCACTGTAAACGTATCGTAATCAGCTGATCCACTAAAGACAAGAAATTGATAAGTACCGTCTTCAACGAAATTCTCTAATGAGTGAAAAGGTAATGTTTGAATAACGGATGTTAAAAAGCTTATCAAAGCAGCCGAATAAGCGGCTGATAAGACAACAcccaaaagaaatatagagaagTATGCTATTCGTAAAGATGATCTATGCGGAAAGTCTAAAATTCAAACGAATGCTTCGTGTAAATGTTacttatcaataaaaaaaaaaatgatgaaacaagaattaagaaaaattcgttcgaaccTGGTAGTCCCTGTTGACAAAATATACCCcaaatatcgagaaaattatCGAACAATGCGTGTCCCACGTTACGACTTGATTCATTCTTCGttttgagaaaaattaataatatgggAACAACGATTAATACGCAGGAAATAGCGATCCAAATGGAATTAGAGAAAgcctaaaagaaaaacaacaattatttcattcatgataattaatcaaagcaaggaaaaaaaaaagaagaaaaaattaaaaaaaagaaaaaaagagaaacaaagcaAAGCAAGTGATCGTACCAATAAATAAGACGACCATTTTATCGCGAAAAGTTGTGGCTCTTTAATGTAAAGACACTTTTTCGATATAACAAGAGGAAGCGTAAAATCAATCGCATTCAATCTTGCACTGGTCATAGAAAAATCCGTAATAGAAATGTCAGCACGTCCAGCATATAATTCACCAATTGCACCGGACCAAGTATTATCCTTTGTATTTAATCTACCGTTCTCAGCTACTTTCGAGACAATATCAAAACTAAAATTAAGAGCTACGGAAAGTTCTGTCAATATTTTACCAAACGTCCCGTCCAATTGACCATCCTCCTTTACGTTTATGAACGATGAATCCTAGAacaaatggaaataataaatacgaattgtttataagttgaaaataaaatgaagaaaatatctcgaacgaaaatattttaccttaACTACGACTGCTCTCATGATCAAACCCTGTAAATTATATCTTCTCTCGTAAAGAGAATCTGGAACTAATTTagttattcttttatctaaaCTCCAAGTAGCAACGTCATCGATCTCGGTTCGATTGGAATTGATCGAATACCACtcacgtaaaatattttccataccACAACGGACCAACATTTCCGAATCGAAtcttaaatgaaatatgttaCCTGGTGGATTGTGACAGTAATCGAAACCATGtcctttgtaaataaataatactagcCAGGCAGAAAAAGACATATCGAAGGTATTCGTTGCCAATGAGAACTCATTGATAGCTTCATAATTAGATATGAGTGCGATGTAATGTGGTCGTACGATTCGCTTTACGTAGTAGGATGATTCGTGCAATtccgaaaaatataaattcgaagTCATATAACCTTCGCGAGAAAGTGCACGTGTCCATTTGAATATCATCGTTGTCATTTCcatttctgaaaaaaaaaaaaaagaaaatgaacatATTAcctataaagaaattttatttggaaGAATTATCTTACCTTTTATCGATTGAccgtataagaaaattatagatttcgttcgatataatttacaaatatcgATGATGAAAGGAACGTGCTCGTCGCCGACAGTAAGTAATTCGTACGAATTTGCGATCTTcggaagaaatagaataaaaagaataaaatggagAACGAATATTCTTAATCGCACAACGAAcgtcatttcttctttttctttttgtttatatgcGTCGTACTATTTCTCAAATTAAATAGATCAACAACGACTACGTTTTAATGTGATTCGCGAGAAGATTCTACTCGACGACGATAGAATATCGCACTAAACTAAATTTCTAAACTATTCATTTCTAATATTGCGATTGATGCGTCCGATCTGATCGCACGCGATGTTTTTTTGCATATTCgtaagtagaaaaataatttcatgcgCAGTGACattgatttttcatcgatcgattaatatattttattctaatacacatctctttcttttgtttctatagcgtgcgaatatatatatatatcctatatatatattatatatattatatatattatatatatatattatatatatatatccatcttcAACGTATCTACCTACACacgtttttattacataaaaatgtaaaatataatatcttaaaaataatattgcactcccattaaaataatttcataattttattctggTCGATAATCTAGCTATATGATTTCCCATCGTAACACGTTAGAACACATATACCTTACACACTAATTAATTCTTATGTGaatttatcttaaaatatgtttattgaaaaattcgcGATTCAATAATACTGCTCTATCGCGACTCATACATAAAAATGGcgaatataatctttttttgtttctaatacGAGAcacatatttcatatttcgtgTAAAGACGAAAAATATACACGCTTCGAAAGAgttaaaatatgtgtatacgtgcattcgacaaataaagaaaatcagaTCCAAGCGTTCAATGTCAATTGaagaaattctatttaaaatcttaaactatgttaaataatacaaaagcgTAGATATACGCATAGGTGTTTCTATTCCTTCCAGGAAATTACAatcagaatataaaaattccttGACAATGAGAATTAGCACTGTCGTGTTTAATTCACGCGTGTACATTTGCGACTTTCCTTGTTTTtcgcaatattttttatattgtttttccttttcacatAAAATCCTGACGATttgttcaaaaatatattatgtacaatcAACATCTTCCttttacgaacgaaaatatatttttctataattagaATGCAAATACTCGTGATTATACCAATTAGGATGAAGAAAATGAGCGATATAACGCTACTTAAATGAACCGGTTCATGGTTCAacataaaattcaatttctttttgaatgtCGCGTCTTTTAAACGATTCATCATTccattgttaataaatttctgCAAACTAAAATGATATTGTGCtttaacgtaaaataaataataatatatattattaattgtatactTACTGAAAATTGATAACTTCTGTGAATGGATTGTGcttagataatataatagcTAAACTTTCTATACGTCCTATACTAATAGGAATCACATTACACGGTATTTTAAATCTAATACCTTCCTTTTTTGCGATTGATGTGTAAAGCGCTAGTTTTTGATTTTTACaaatctataatttaatatagctgatattaataataaaactatatttatatatatatatatatgtatgcatatacgtatgtatatatactatatatataaaaaaatgttatctttttttttaaataattcatcatACTCTACTAAACCCTTGTTTTAGAGTTATcggcaattttttttcatccggcATCAACTCCATCAATTTCTTTGCAAGTGGATCTTTTGCAttctacaaataaatattattttcgtatagttatattatacttagaagaatgtatataaatcaGTATTATACTCACTGCAACTATATCGTAATCAGCTGTACCGCGAAGGACAGCAAATTGATAAGTACCGTCTTCAACGAAACCCTCTAATGAGTGAAAAGGTAAAGTTTGCATAACGGACGTTAAAAAACTTATCAAAGCCGCGGAATAAGCGGCCGATAAAACAACAgccaaaagaaatatagagaagTATGCTATTCGTAACGAAAATCTATCTGGAAAATCTGAAAAGTAAAACGAATACTtcacgtaaatatatttcttgaaaaaaataaaaagtgaaactaaagactaaaaaaaaaaaaagaagaaactggATAAATAATACCTGCCAGTCCCTGTTGACAGAATATACCCCAAATCTCAAGAAAATTATCGGACAATAACTGTCCTATGTTACGATCCgtaccattttttcttttaagaaaaacTAATACGATCATTGCAAGAACTAATATTCCAAATATGGCAATCCAAACGGAATGGGAGAAAgtctaaataaaaagaaaaaaaaaaaaacgaaaaatgtaGCTATCTTTTCAATTCACATAATTGAACGAATgacaaaaagaacaaaaaatcgattactatTTATCTTACTTGAAAATAAGATGACCATTTGATCGCGAATTTGTTTGGTTCCTTGatgaaaatacaatttttcgaaaaaacaaGCGGCATAGTGAAATCAACGACATTCAATCTTGCACTGGTCATAGAAAAATCTGATATAGATATGTCAGCACGTCCTGCGTATATTTCACCGATCGCTCCTGACCAAGTATTCTCTTTCGGATTCCATCGTCCATATTCGTTCACTTTCGAGACGATCTTCAAACTAAAATTAAGTGTGACGGAAAGTTCTTTTAATACCTTGCCGAATATGCCCTCTAATTCGtcattcttattaatatttacgaatGGCGAATCCTGCgaatttgaaaagagaaataataatgtgtattaaaaatattaatgtatattataaatgtgttaatgttaaaatatattaatgtataaaaaaatattaatgtatattacaaataagaaatgatatgccaatctttttttctttgtttatttctttaaaaaaaaaaaaaaaaacagaaaaaaaaacagaatatctttaacaaaaaaatatctcacCTTGACTATAACGGCTCTCATGGTCAGACCATGTAAATTATGTCTTCTCTCGTAAAGAGAATCTGGAACGAATTTAGTTATTCCTTTCTCTAAACTCCAACTTGCTAAATCATTGATCTCAGTTCGATTCGGATCGATCGAATACCACTCACGTAAAACATTTTCCGTACCGCAAAGAACCAACATCTCCGAATCGAATCTTAAATGGAATATGTTACCTGGTGGATTGTGACAATAATCGAAACCACGTCccttgtaaataaataatactagcCAAGCAGCAAAGGACATATCGAAGGTATTCGTTGCCAATGAGAACTCATTGATAGCTTCGTAATTAGATATCACTGCTATGTAATGTGGTCGTACGATTCGTTTCACGTAGTACGATGATTCGTGTAATTGTGAGAAATACAAATTCGAAGTCGTAAAACCTTTGCGAGAAAGTGCACGTGTCCATTTGAATATCGTCGTTGTCATTTCCATTtctgtggaaaaaaaaaacgaagataaataaaaggaaactgagaaagaaaataaactgaGAAAGAATTATCGTACCTTTTATCGATTCTccatataagaaaataattgatttagtTTCGTATAATTTGCAAACGTCGATGATTAAAGGTACACTTTCGTCACTGACCGACAATAACTCGTACGATCTCATGATTTtcggaaaaagtaaaaaaacgaCGAGTGTCTTTAATCTCGCGAcgtaattcatttttctttttctctttgttttttcatgAGTCGAACTACATctgaaattaaatcgatcgatttaacacGTTGTATGTAAGATTAGCCGTCAAAATATTTCACTCTACGATGAAACGTTATCTTCTGCGAGAACTAAATATCTAAACCATcgagagaattattttcattgcgAATATTGCGATTGTCGCGATAGATATGAATGCACGCTACGCGTTTGTCTAGATACTAATccgaagaatattattttatgcttGCTGATATTGACctatcatcgatcgattaatatatttgattttaatatgtatttcttttcttctattttcttatttctttttataatgtttGATTGTATATCGGTGATTCTATAAAAACAGGAATTATTTCACAACACTTTTCTTGACAtctctttcaaaatatttaactGTTTGCGGTTGACTTACGACAGAAAACAAAACATATTATTGCTGTtgtaaaacattattaaatattatcttacgATGTCGTGAATACTTTTTCGGacttaagaaaattttcgactaattaattgaaatatgcaTAGTTAGAgcgttaaaaaataagtatttcgagctttatattttaaatggaAATTGATATTCcctttatcaaaaaaaaatatatacttaccaAAGTATTGAAAATGATTGACCTAACACCTGCTCAATATCAAATCATGCaagatcgaatgaaaaagaatggtGACTCGTAGCATCATCACTTTATATACGacattataatagaaataattttatcgtcgtAAAACTGAAAGAATTAAAACTTGGGATAGATTATTTcagaaagatttattaatgaaataacattaaatgaaataaataaaataattgtgcTAGTTATTAATCGACGTAATGTAAATTGTTTAGTTTATGaaactttaaaaattatatgtaattctaaaactattttcttaattgtaaaattttttagaataaattttattataatatataatcactGTATACTCACAGttattatcttcctttttatataatccaaATTAATGtcaattgaataataaaaatcgtgaaaagattcttactattttaaaatcaccaatatacatatgtatttatgttattACATAAACACGTAACACGTTTACGTTGCATACGATTATAAAATGCAATATCTTAAAAACAACGTTACacttcgattaaaataataaaatagtcaCTCTAATCGATATAAACGAGGCCAAGCACTTGACAAAATGATTTCTAACCGTAACACGTTAGATCACATATGCCTTAGAcagtaattatttcttatgcGCATACGCGAACTTAttctagaaaattattataatcgattatggttatatttaacaaagtataaaaattttataataacgcTAAATACATAATACGTTTAAtgtgaatttaatttataatcaatatgaATAGATACGATAAGAACGTAATAAcatcatttaaaaagatattaattttacgtcAAATTATCCATTGCAAAATAAACTTCAAACgagatttatatacataatttttaaataatttcgttctatgatatatattatatgtaataatttattcggaTGGTGATACATCGTGATTTCTATCATGGACAAATTTACCACGCTGGTGCGATCAAAATTCTGATTGATCTACATTGGAAAATatgtttattgaaaaattcgcGATTCAATAAATCGCGGCGCATACATAAAAATGacgaatatcattttttttgtttctactacgagacatattttatattttgtgtaaagacaaaaaatcgatacgctttgaaaaaattaaaatatgcgTACACGTGTACTCGACAAATACAGAAAATCTATCGTACACAGGTCCATGCtttcaatattaattgaaaaaattctattgaaaatttaaaattgTCTTGAATAATACAAAAACATTACATacggaatataaaaattcgttgaTAACGATAAGGAACATTgtcgttaataatttatgtgtTTACATCTGCAtttgtaatatcttttatatttttctttatttttccatcaAATTCTAACGATTTAATTGACGATATACGATGTACCatcgacaattttttatttttacaaacgaaaatatacttttctatGATAAGAATGAAAACACTGAAAATGACACCAAtcaagatgagaaaaagaagtgttACAACATTAACTATTGGAACCGGTTGGTGCTGCATGATAgcattgaaattctttttaaatgttgTATCTTTTAAATGATTCATCATACCGTTGTTGATAAATTTCTGCAAGCTAAAACGAGCTTGTACTTGAACGtccaataaatgaaaaattttacaatatttatttggtACTTACTGAAAATTCATAGTACCGGTGAATGGATTGTgcttagataaaattatagataaacTGTCTATTCGTCCTGTTTTAATAGCAACCACATTACATGGTATTTTAAGATCTAAactcttttttacttcgacGGACGTATAGATCGCTTGTTTCCGATTTGTACAAATCTGTAATATAACGAACATTAACAATAAAActacataagtatataaattattccttttttttctctctatagtAGATATTTCATCGTACACTTCTAAATCCttccaatatatttattggcaacttttccttttctggCATTAacttcattaatttctttgcaAGTGGATCTGCTGAtttctacaaataaatatttttcttcatcttcacgtatatatatatatatatatatatatatatatatatatacacatttatgtatgtatagatatatagtacAAAGTAAATAATACTTATCATACTTACTgaaattaaatcataattaGCCGTGCCACGAGCAACCAAAAATTGATAAGTACCATCTTCAACGAAATCCtctaacgaataaaaaggtaATGTTTGGATAACGGATGTTAAAAAGCTTATCAAAGCTGCAGAATAAGCTGCCGATAAGACCACAgccaaaagaaatatagagaagTATGCTATCCTTAAGGAATATCTATGAGGAAATTCTAAAATACAATAAGaatacttaaaataaataaaaaaaagaatacttaaataattaaaaagagaaaattatatgaattgaATGTAGTGAAACATTTAATCAACTGAATCAAACCTGAGAGTGCCTGTTGACAAAATATACCCCAAATTTCCAGAAAGTTATCGGA
This window harbors:
- the LOC122630002 gene encoding glutamate receptor 1-like translates to MRSYELLSVSDESVPLIIDVCKLYETKSIIFLYGESIKEMEMTTTIFKWTRALSRKGFTTSNLYFSQLHESSYYVKRIVRPHYIAVISNYEAINEFSLATNTFDMSFAAWLVLFIYKGRGFDYCHNPPGNIFHLRFDSEMLVLCGTENVLREWYSIDPNRTEINDLASWSLEKGITKFVPDSLYERRHNLHGLTMRAVIVKDSPFVNINKNDELEGIFGKVLKELSVTLNFSLKIVSKVNEYGRWNPKENTWSGAIGEIYAGRADISISDFSMTSARLNVVDFTMPLVFSKNCIFIKEPNKFAIKWSSYFQTFSHSVWIAIFGILVLAMIVLVFLKRKNGTDRNIGQLLSDNFLEIWGIFCQQGLADFPDRFSLRIAYFSIFLLAVVLSAAYSAALISFLTSVMQTLPFHSLEGFVEDGTYQFAVLRGTADYDIVANAKDPLAKKLMELMPDEKKLPITLKQGFSRICKNQKLALYTSIAKKEGIRFKIPCNVIPISIGRIESLAIILSKHNPFTEVINFHLQKFINNGMMNRLKDATFKKKLNFMLNHEPVHLSSVISLIFFILIGIITSICILIIEKYIFVRKRKMLIVHNIFLNKSSGFYVKRKNNIKNIAKNKESRKCTRVN
- the LOC122630003 gene encoding probable glutamate receptor; protein product: MEMTTMIFKWTRALSREGYMTSNLYFSELHESSYYVKRIVRPHYIALISNYEAINEFSLATNTFDMSFSAWLVLFIYKGHGFDYCHNPPGNIFHLRFDSEMLVRCGMENILREWYSINSNRTEIDDVATWSLDKRITKLVPDSLYERRYNLQGLIMRAVVVKDSSFINVKEDGQLDGTFGKILTELSVALNFSFDIVSKVAENGRLNTKDNTWSGAIGELYAGRADISITDFSMTSARLNAIDFTLPLVISKKCLYIKEPQLFAIKWSSYLLAFSNSIWIAISCVLIVVPILLIFLKTKNESSRNVGHALFDNFLDIWGIFCQQGLPDFPHRSSLRIAYFSIFLLGVVLSAAYSAALISFLTSVIQTLPFHSLENFVEDGTYQFLVFSGSADYDTFTNGKDPLAKKLKKLMPEEKKLPITMVEGFEIICKNPKLALYTSEARKESINHKIPCNVVPVDAERLESLAIILSKQNPFTAVINFHLQKFINNGMMDRLKDRTFKRKYNFILNLQPVCINNIISLILLIQLGIILSVCVLIVEKCIFSRKSTKMSIEDRVLLKKSSKFYVQRKKNIKNIAKHHVNREFARVRY